A window of Longibacter salinarum contains these coding sequences:
- a CDS encoding glycosyltransferase translates to MRTHPLSLSIVIAASSRTEKLSRTIQSLASCDFPSCYNKTVIVENGDSATLRHLSSTNTGIPNLQYIFRSRPGKTSALNAALRAIEDGLIFFTDDDITFHSDILNAYVHAAESAPKRAYFGGPHETPKNRVIPTHIKAYLPASAQDRIHNPVTKDRRFTGFMGFNWAAYAHDLRATGGFDPRLGPGSTLNSVGDETEMQIRLQESGCEPIFVPDARVEHRVSPATYTEEWILDRRYREALWPGWTLCAKHLASNKTHTPVWLYMNWITQGLRSIVARSFASDRRFIEAYQFAWHRGFLTGYTRAKRRDDLLLSVSAITGMNGRSKATSSL, encoded by the coding sequence ATGCGCACACACCCTCTCTCCCTTTCCATCGTCATCGCAGCCTCGAGCCGAACGGAAAAACTGTCGCGCACAATTCAGTCGCTTGCTTCGTGTGATTTTCCCTCATGCTACAACAAAACGGTCATTGTAGAGAACGGTGATTCTGCGACATTGCGTCATCTGTCCTCTACGAACACGGGCATCCCAAATCTTCAGTATATCTTTCGCAGTCGTCCGGGAAAAACATCGGCTCTGAATGCAGCTCTCCGCGCGATCGAAGATGGACTCATCTTCTTTACGGACGACGACATCACCTTCCATTCCGACATTCTAAACGCATACGTTCACGCAGCAGAATCTGCCCCCAAACGAGCCTATTTCGGAGGGCCACATGAAACGCCAAAAAACCGTGTCATTCCAACCCATATAAAAGCATACCTCCCCGCTTCAGCGCAAGATCGAATCCACAACCCCGTTACCAAGGATAGAAGGTTTACGGGATTTATGGGCTTTAACTGGGCGGCCTACGCACACGACCTGCGCGCGACCGGAGGATTCGATCCACGGCTGGGTCCCGGATCCACCTTAAATTCGGTCGGGGACGAAACGGAGATGCAAATTCGACTTCAGGAATCAGGCTGCGAACCGATATTTGTCCCCGACGCCCGTGTAGAACATCGCGTATCTCCCGCAACATACACGGAAGAATGGATCCTCGATCGTCGGTATCGCGAGGCGTTGTGGCCGGGATGGACGTTATGCGCGAAACATTTGGCGTCGAATAAGACACACACGCCGGTGTGGCTCTACATGAACTGGATTACCCAGGGTCTTCGGTCAATCGTGGCGCGTTCCTTCGCTTCTGACAGACGATTTATCGAAGCCTATCAATTTGCGTGGCATCGAGGCTTCCTAACCGGCTACACGCGCGCCAAGCGCCGTGATGACCTGTTGCTGTCCGTATCGGCGATAACGGGCATGAACGGCCGTTCGAAGGCTACGTCTTCCTTGTAG
- a CDS encoding glycosyltransferase family 4 protein, with translation MSRAQKILTITPGLKTGGVQRVSTNYATGYARCGRDSRLWAAESGPMYADLEAEGVPTWIGVMNPGTARTDAVLREVEEWSPDAVHIHSHSVPASLVPLLKSRLSRQTVFIEKNIWGEPSSYESLLHASCQLSSWCCWAYEQRSLNRKSRASSKPVLVTVPNAVRGDRFFPTSSKLRTDWRQSHGIPDDAVLLGRVGQSYAGKSHSSLLPLVRRLRACGVNAWLVSVAPSEKFRSAVGMLDPKTRPYIRILDRIDDPTELRRAYGAFDIFMHITRQGETFGNVLAESQACGVPVVTLSTPSRDNSQCEVVRNGQTGYVVAKWSKLFDAVYDLATDQRRREAMGAEGRRYVLSHFNDEVVIERLLSLIDTLHGLLQSPSSRPDEIRETLVERGLLSDISHETAMAERLRDCFGGLPLSWSLWSRFDRSRGIPFRVARRIDHMRRNVAEETFFAVDPDRAKDPMTSLIGQLTHLRLHT, from the coding sequence ATGTCGCGCGCTCAGAAAATACTCACGATTACACCAGGATTGAAGACGGGCGGGGTCCAACGTGTATCGACGAATTACGCAACGGGTTATGCTCGCTGTGGACGTGATTCCCGGCTGTGGGCGGCTGAAAGCGGTCCGATGTATGCAGATCTTGAAGCAGAGGGCGTACCGACCTGGATCGGCGTCATGAATCCCGGTACGGCGAGAACGGACGCCGTATTACGGGAGGTCGAGGAATGGTCTCCTGACGCTGTTCATATTCACTCCCACAGCGTCCCAGCGTCTCTGGTCCCGCTTTTGAAGAGCCGACTGTCGCGACAAACTGTTTTTATCGAGAAGAATATATGGGGTGAGCCAAGCTCCTACGAGTCTCTTCTTCATGCCAGTTGCCAGTTGTCATCGTGGTGCTGCTGGGCCTATGAACAACGCTCACTGAATCGAAAGAGCCGAGCGTCGTCGAAGCCGGTACTCGTCACGGTACCGAATGCCGTGCGTGGTGATCGCTTTTTCCCCACGTCGTCGAAACTCCGAACGGACTGGCGCCAATCGCACGGCATCCCCGATGATGCTGTGCTGCTGGGTCGGGTTGGTCAATCATATGCTGGGAAGTCTCATTCGTCTCTTCTGCCCCTTGTCCGACGCCTTCGAGCTTGTGGGGTGAATGCCTGGCTCGTCTCCGTCGCGCCGTCAGAGAAATTCAGATCCGCAGTAGGCATGCTTGATCCGAAGACGCGGCCTTACATCCGAATCCTGGATCGAATTGACGACCCGACCGAACTTAGACGTGCGTACGGAGCATTCGATATCTTTATGCACATCACACGTCAGGGCGAGACGTTCGGAAACGTTCTGGCAGAATCGCAAGCGTGCGGCGTGCCGGTCGTAACCCTTTCTACACCCAGTCGCGACAACAGCCAGTGTGAAGTCGTACGCAATGGCCAGACAGGATACGTTGTAGCAAAGTGGTCGAAGCTTTTTGACGCGGTTTACGACCTCGCAACCGATCAACGCCGTCGTGAGGCCATGGGGGCCGAGGGCCGACGCTATGTACTAAGCCACTTCAACGACGAGGTCGTCATTGAGCGTCTTCTCTCGCTGATTGATACCCTTCACGGCTTGCTCCAGTCCCCTTCCTCCCGACCCGACGAGATTCGTGAAACTCTCGTCGAAAGGGGATTGCTATCCGACATCTCTCACGAGACGGCAATGGCCGAGCGTCTGCGCGATTGCTTCGGCGGGCTTCCGCTATCGTGGTCGCTGTGGAGCCGTTTCGACCGTTCTCGGGGTATTCCCTTTCGCGTGGCTCGCCGAATTGACCATATGCGCCGGAACGTGGCCGAAGAAACCTTCTTCGCTGTGGATCCCGATCGCGCGAAAGACCCGATGACTTCGCTCATTG